The genomic interval ATTATTACTATATATTCTTTCTTTCAATTTATCACTCTTAACCCTACTACATATTGAATATCCTTAATGTCACGATGTCATCTTGTCATCATGTCATTCAATTGTATTTGTACTCCCCTAGAAAAAGTTGAATGGTTGTGCAAAGACTATGGCGAATGGCTAATTCAGTGATTTTATTAATTAATGTGTATTTTCTGAATTAAATCATTTTATTCTCAAGAAATCTTCGTATCTTTGCAAACTAAAGAATTGAGCATATGCACGCCATTGATATAAAAGAGGATTATCTGCTCGGGTTGGGAAACGGCATACTTGACATGCTGCTTCTTGACCGCACCACAGGTGAGAACATCATCTGGGCAACGGATGACTATGCCTCGATGGGCGATGCCTATACATTCTTCCAGCATATAACGCCTGAGTTAATTACAGGAGAACACAAGAATTTAATTCAGCCACGTAAAAAGAGTATTCATGAGTATGACAAAATACAGTGATTTTATAAAACAAGGGAATGATGTCTGCTATAATGGGGTGAAGGTTATGGTAGATGAGGTGCTTGACTGTACTTTTGAAGAAATACCTACAAAAGAAGAGTTGGACGAAACCCCTAATCTCTTTTATGCTGGTATAGTTTATGAAGATCAGAGTGTAGAAACGGTATCCATAACAAAACTCGTTCCACTAAGGCACGTCACAGAATTAACAGAAAAGGAATTGATAAAACTGAAAAAGCAAATACATCCTGGCAGTTTCTTCTTTGGGGATTACGAGAACACTCTTGGTATTGAAAGAAAAGAAATCTCCGATGTATGCGATTGTTACATTGAGGCTCTTGAAAGTGAAAGCCAATATGAATGGCTAACAAAGGATACACCAGAGAATTTTGCAGAATATTGCAAGGATTATTATTGTTGTTCGTAGAAAAGATGTAATTTTGTAGCCAAGATGTCAATTGCAAGAAAGAATATAAAGCAACAACCTCAACAATTGGACCTATTCCAACTGCAACAGGAATATCCTAAGGAGATAGTCCAGAATCTGAGTCAAGAAATTGATTTGGAAGACTTGGATGTTTCTAAGAACGTACTTATTTGCAACGTCAAAAAGGACAATACCAGACATTTTCTAAATGGTACAGCCAAGATTTACTATACAGGCAAGAAGTTTCCATCGACAATAGCTCTTAACAAGCTATATTATTTCATGCCGTATTTTGGTGAGAAATGCGGTCTTGGATTTACAGGTATTCGCGATTTGTATTTGATTAAAATTGCTCGTATTGGGACTCGAAAAGAGGGCGAGCCCGAGAACGACCCAAGCGATTTGCGAATAGTTTTTGAATTACAGTTTGTAAAACGTCTGTATAACCAATATCAACCGCACCGCCTAAATATCTGGGAAACCTTTACAGATACAACTCTGGCAGCTCTGAATGCGGCCAACAACCATCAAGACGCAGAAACTAATGACCCTATTGTGTTTAACGAGGGTGATGTGAGGCTTCAGGAAGGCAAATTAACACATATTGACTGTTTTGCCGGACCTGGGGGTATTTGTACAGGATTGCATGCTGCAGGTTTGCAGACGTTAGTCGCTATTGAATATATAAAGAGCTGTTGCGAAACTTACTCTGCCAATCACCCCGAAGTGCATGTTATCCATTCTGATATACGAGAAGTAACAGAAAAACAAATTCTACCGTTTATTCCTGCTAATGGTGTGGATTTGGTTACATCGGGCATGCCGTGTGAAACCTTCTCAACGGCAGGCAACACTTCACGTTCCTTCTATGACGATCGACAGTTTTTGTACCGTGAAGGTATTAGGGTTGCACAAATCGCCAACGCTAAAATGATTCTTTTCGAAAATGTTCCTGCTATTACCTCAAAACGAGAAGCAAAACAATCAGGAGAATTGATTGTTGACATTTTGAAAAGAGAATTAAGGGAAGCTGGATATGGCAATTATATTGAAGTGGTTTTGGATTCCACAAAATACGGAGTTCCACCACTACTGTCCGGTTAAATTTCACCAAAGCGAAAGTTGGCGGTCATCTTCCGGATTTTGATTAATAATTGGTTTGTCAAAAAGTTCATTCAGCGGAGTCCTCTCAAAGAGAACTTGGCCGATGACATTAGAGAATATGTAAAGATTTTGTTCGATATGATACATCTTCAGAGCAATAATAAGCAGCAGGTAGTCACAGATGGCAATCCATATCTGTGTGAAGACTGCGTTTTGGGACGTCCCATAGAACGTCTTGATGTGCAGGTGCTGCTTGATCCATTTGAAGAACGTTTCGATAGTCCAGCGCTCTCGGTACAGTTCCGCAATGGTAATTGCTTCAAGGGTGAAGTCATTCGTCAGGAATCGATACACTACGTTCTGCGCAAAGTCCTCATAGACGACCAGACGCAACAAATCAGGGTACTTCTTGGCTGTAAAGAGACCAGTAAGACTGATGGACTCGTCAGAGATGACGCCAGTCTGCCTGTCAACCTCTCTTGCCTCGAATACGGAATATTTCATGTTGTCCTTTGCTCTGGTTACAAAGTAAGCCTTCTGCTGTTGGAAGAGACGGAACAGACGGTCAAAGTCCACATAGCCTTTATCCATCAGATAGTAAGCCCCTGCTTCTACAGGCAAGCTGTCCATAGCCTGAGTATCATGCACATTGCCAGGAGTAAGCATGATGAAGTTGGGTATGTTGTTCTTTACATCAATCAAAGTGTGCATCTTGAAAG from Prevotella sp. E13-27 carries:
- a CDS encoding IS4 family transposase, which codes for MNAGNTVFSQLMSLIPDYELRKCIDRYRGDFHARRFTCRDQFLVMSYAQLTSSASLRSIEAQLTAFNSKLYHAGLKVMPKSTLADMNEKKDWRIYQDYAMVLVERAKVLYKDEYYRLGIDNMVYAFDSSTINLCLHLCPWAKFHHDKGAFKMHTLIDVKNNIPNFIMLTPGNVHDTQAMDSLPVEAGAYYLMDKGYVDFDRLFRLFQQQKAYFVTRAKDNMKYSVFEAREVDRQTGVISDESISLTGLFTAKKYPDLLRLVVYEDFAQNVVYRFLTNDFTLEAITIAELYRERWTIETFFKWIKQHLHIKTFYGTSQNAVFTQIWIAICDYLLLIIALKMYHIEQNLYIFSNVIGQVLFERTPLNELFDKPIINQNPEDDRQLSLW
- a CDS encoding DNA cytosine methyltransferase, encoding MSIARKNIKQQPQQLDLFQLQQEYPKEIVQNLSQEIDLEDLDVSKNVLICNVKKDNTRHFLNGTAKIYYTGKKFPSTIALNKLYYFMPYFGEKCGLGFTGIRDLYLIKIARIGTRKEGEPENDPSDLRIVFELQFVKRLYNQYQPHRLNIWETFTDTTLAALNAANNHQDAETNDPIVFNEGDVRLQEGKLTHIDCFAGPGGICTGLHAAGLQTLVAIEYIKSCCETYSANHPEVHVIHSDIREVTEKQILPFIPANGVDLVTSGMPCETFSTAGNTSRSFYDDRQFLYREGIRVAQIANAKMILFENVPAITSKREAKQSGELIVDILKRELREAGYGNYIEVVLDSTKYGVPPLLSG